A window of Polaromonas hydrogenivorans contains these coding sequences:
- a CDS encoding dipeptidase produces the protein MNWEAHACLPLHPDADFSPLGRLRDAGVHYVSVNVGMDMNPVSQILSVLAAYRARIAAHPDRFRLVASVAEIEQAAANGALAVGFDLEGALPLLGQPDMVALYRDLGVRQIHFAYNRNNPVADGCHDVERGLTPLGRRMVEAVNRAGVLMDCSHTGRRCSLDIMAASSQPVIFSHANPLALIPHGRNVSDEQIRACAATGGVVCISGVSAFLGTSTPTAMDVARHAAYVAELVGAQHAGIGLDIGFGQPGLDDNPPGHYDPAYWWPAAAGYQGALGSITYTPVETWRLLPEALQKVGMNAAEAAGVMGNNMLRVAGQVWQRP, from the coding sequence ATGAACTGGGAAGCCCACGCCTGCCTGCCGCTGCACCCCGACGCCGACTTTTCGCCGCTGGGCCGCCTGCGCGATGCTGGCGTGCATTACGTGTCGGTCAACGTCGGCATGGACATGAACCCGGTGTCGCAAATCCTGTCGGTGCTGGCGGCTTATCGCGCCCGGATTGCGGCCCATCCCGACCGTTTCCGGCTGGTGGCCAGCGTGGCGGAAATCGAACAGGCGGCGGCGAATGGCGCGCTGGCCGTCGGCTTCGACCTCGAAGGCGCACTGCCGCTGCTGGGGCAGCCCGACATGGTGGCGCTGTACCGCGACCTGGGCGTGCGCCAGATCCACTTCGCCTACAACCGCAACAACCCGGTCGCCGACGGCTGCCATGACGTGGAGCGCGGCCTCACGCCGCTGGGCCGGCGCATGGTCGAGGCGGTGAACCGGGCCGGCGTGCTGATGGACTGCTCGCACACCGGCCGGCGCTGCAGCCTGGACATCATGGCCGCGTCCAGCCAGCCGGTGATCTTCAGCCACGCCAACCCGCTGGCGCTCATCCCGCACGGGCGCAATGTCAGCGACGAGCAGATCAGGGCCTGCGCGGCCACGGGCGGCGTGGTCTGCATCTCGGGCGTGTCGGCGTTTCTGGGCACCAGCACGCCGACCGCCATGGACGTGGCGCGCCACGCGGCCTACGTGGCCGAGCTGGTCGGCGCGCAGCATGCCGGCATCGGGCTGGACATCGGCTTTGGCCAGCCCGGACTCGACGACAACCCGCCGGGCCATTACGACCCGGCCTACTGGTGGCCCGCTGCCGCAGGCTACCAGGGGGCGCTGGGAAGCATCACCTACACGCCGGTCGAAACCTGGCGGCTGTTGCCCGAGGCGCTGCAAAAGGTCGGCATGAACGCGGCTGAAGCCGCCGGCGTCATGGGTAACAATATGCTGCGCGTCGCCGGCCAGGTCTGGCAGCGCCCCTGA
- a CDS encoding acyl-CoA thioesterase, with protein MSSITLRFLAEPSTVNFGGKVHGGTVMKWIDEAGYACATRWSKRYCVTVSVGSIRFQRPILMGDLVEVEARLAYTGRTSMNIAVEVRSGDIKTGQMNVVTDCLVVFVAVDAEGKTIPVETWNPETPGDMALAQRVKAHLDAARTGQLGG; from the coding sequence ATGTCCTCCATCACCCTGCGCTTTCTCGCCGAACCCAGCACCGTCAACTTTGGCGGCAAGGTGCATGGCGGCACCGTCATGAAATGGATCGACGAGGCGGGCTACGCCTGCGCCACGCGCTGGTCCAAACGCTACTGCGTGACGGTGTCGGTGGGCAGCATCCGCTTTCAGCGCCCTATCCTGATGGGCGACCTGGTCGAGGTCGAGGCGCGCCTGGCCTACACCGGCCGCACCAGCATGAACATTGCGGTGGAAGTGCGCAGCGGCGACATCAAGACCGGCCAGATGAACGTCGTCACTGATTGCCTGGTGGTCTTCGTGGCCGTCGATGCCGAGGGAAAAACCATTCCCGTGGAAACCTGGAATCCTGAAACGCCCGGCGACATGGCGCTGGCGCAACGCGTCAAGGCGCATCTTGACGCCGCGCGGACCGGGCAGCTTGGTGGCTGA